Proteins found in one Seonamhaeicola sp. S2-3 genomic segment:
- the yidD gene encoding membrane protein insertion efficiency factor YidD, with protein MKKLLIAPFLFLIKVYQVLISPLTPASCRYTPTCSQYSKEALQKHGLIKGGWLAIKRIFSCHPWGGSGYDPVP; from the coding sequence ATGAAAAAACTACTCATAGCACCGTTTTTATTTTTGATAAAAGTATACCAAGTACTTATATCGCCTTTAACGCCTGCTAGCTGTAGATATACCCCAACCTGCTCACAATACAGTAAAGAAGCCTTACAAAAACACGGACTTATAAAAGGTGGATGGTTAGCCATAAAACGGATTTTTTCTTGCCACCCCTGGGGTGGTTCTGGATATGACCCTGTACCATAA
- a CDS encoding YoaK family protein translates to MFRHQGKTRTLKHNLQIATILSFVAGIVNVTGFLFFGQLTTNVTGHFALFINDIANFNFWKGTIYFAYIFSFFLGSFASSFLIETFKESKKMNVFVLPTIIESLILFSIGILSNIIDIKLPHAIVCFLLFAMGLQNSFVTKISNAVVRTTHLTGLFTDLGIEISQLFFPTSHPNTKKLKATIKLRIYIILSFFSGGLIGGYFYSEAQLQLNTLIIGGVILVLSLFYDDVRFTLIKTKRKYQQKNHYTQQYHK, encoded by the coding sequence ATGTTTAGACACCAAGGTAAAACCAGAACACTAAAACATAATTTACAGATTGCAACAATTTTATCTTTTGTAGCTGGAATTGTAAATGTAACTGGTTTTTTATTTTTTGGTCAATTAACCACAAATGTTACAGGTCATTTTGCTCTGTTTATCAATGATATAGCTAATTTTAATTTTTGGAAGGGAACCATTTATTTTGCTTATATATTCTCATTTTTTCTTGGTTCATTCGCGTCAAGCTTCCTTATTGAAACGTTTAAGGAAAGTAAAAAAATGAATGTTTTTGTATTACCAACCATAATAGAAAGCTTAATATTATTTAGCATAGGCATTCTAAGTAATATTATTGATATAAAGCTCCCTCATGCAATTGTTTGTTTTCTTCTTTTTGCAATGGGACTTCAAAACTCATTTGTAACAAAAATTTCAAATGCAGTGGTAAGAACAACACACTTAACTGGACTTTTTACCGACTTAGGAATAGAAATTTCTCAATTATTCTTTCCAACATCACATCCAAACACAAAAAAATTAAAAGCAACCATAAAACTTAGAATATATATTATTCTTTCATTTTTCTCTGGAGGTTTAATTGGTGGGTATTTTTATTCTGAAGCTCAATTGCAATTAAACACCTTAATAATTGGAGGTGTTATTTTGGTTTTAAGCTTATTTTATGATGATGTTAGATTTACTTTAATTAAAACCAAAAGAAAGTATCAACAAAAAAATCACTACACGCAACAATACCATAAGTAA